In Idiomarina sp. PL1-037, a single genomic region encodes these proteins:
- a CDS encoding NAD-glutamate dehydrogenase: protein MSLVDSQSPVLLEKVVELINKKVPASQAHLVADFAKRLYRNIASDDLTNRHDSDMYGAVLGLWHSFNEYKPGDKALIKVYNPEVPADGWESPHTIIEIIQNDMPFMVDSVRMALARLGITSHLLLHMPLSHKRDKNSQVTELQKPGTRSEDNYVDTVFLIEIDRQTSKEEIKTLKSELVSVMEEISLAVEDWQAMRQRLQSVSEQLDHDFYPGSKKEKKEIKQFLQWLANDNFTLTGYRSYELTPVKGDYELKQVKDSSLGLMKNSVSEKGRLVSSLPEDAREITQNERLLLLTKTNSKSRVHRPAYSDYIGVKRFNQDGEVVGEDRFIGLYSANFYNNSARDIPLVSEKISRVLDMSGFAPQSHAAKALLNILETYPRDEIVQAEEDDLLTVGLGVLQMQERDMTRAFLRRDIFGRFMSCMVYVPKERYNTLLRQRTQSVLARTLKTEYDVDFTTYFSESSLARTHYTVRLSEDHQDVNVKELEQNLIEAARTWEDNFERILQSTFGEANATRLNKRYAMAFPRAYKEDVLPSVAISDIKQLESLNDEHKLGMVLYRAQEEKDDSKHLHLKLFHKDEPIHLSDVLPMLENFGLRVIGESPYQIKTSDGDVYWVLDFHMLHTAGSLNLEESRETFQRAFALVWKGKLEDDGFNRLVLGAGMNGRQATILRMFAKYMRQIGTTFSQSYIESTFSKYPLLAKLVVKMFYSKFEPGTKGVEKKLEALHTRINTELDNVANLDDDRIIRRYVELIDAALRTNFFQKDEQGNDKPYISVKFLPELVPEMPLPLPKFEIFVYSPKVEGVHLRGGKVARGGLRWSDRREDFRTEVLGLVKAQQVKNTVIVPVGAKGGFICKALPEDREGMMVEGKECYKTFIRALLDITDNIVEGEIVPPKSVVRRDEDDPYLVVAADKGTATFSDIANGISAEYNFWLGDAFASGGSVGYDHKKMGITARGAWESVKRHFREMGIDCQTTDFTCVAIGDMGGDVFGNGMLLSKHTCLQAAFNHLHIFIDPQPNAAKSWEERDRLFKMPRSSWDDYNRELISKGGGIFSRSAKAIELTPEIKKMLGTQKKSMTPNDLIKACLTMKVDLIWNGGIGTYVKGKAETDSDVGDRANDALRVNGHELNAKIIGEGGNLGFTQLGRIEFAQNGGRVNTDFVDNVGGVDCSDNEVNIKILLNGLVNSGELTKKQRDKLLYDMTDDVAKIVLDDCNRQTQSISVTALRGTDQVKEYTRFIHHLEREHSLNRQLEFLPDDDELVERQATNQGLTRPELSIVTAYGKMVLKEQLITDEITEDPYHMRELFDSFPEALRDRFADSMVSHPLKGQIIATKLANNIVNDMGPNFVFRKQEATGSTVAEIASAYVVARECFKVEELWEQIEALNNKVPAEVQNEVLFQLRRMVRRATRWFLRHRNPALSGIQEHLDFYMGAFDDLRENSLKYMVEDEAKVIEETIEKYKEHGFPAKLAKNIASLSTIFSAMDLAEVANETGQSFKTVGTLYFRLGAEINLHWFLIQINNQPVANHWQALARAAFREELDWQQRSLTQVVLRSTPDVSDPEKMISEWIEQNEVLLSRWQQMLSDFRTTKSHEFAKFSVALRELMLLSHNCAPKVIS, encoded by the coding sequence ATGTCGTTGGTCGATAGTCAATCTCCGGTTTTACTGGAAAAAGTCGTTGAATTGATAAATAAGAAAGTTCCCGCCTCTCAAGCGCACTTAGTAGCAGATTTTGCCAAGCGCTTATATCGTAATATTGCCAGTGATGATTTAACCAACCGCCACGATAGTGATATGTACGGTGCAGTTTTGGGTTTATGGCATAGTTTTAATGAATATAAACCCGGTGATAAAGCACTGATAAAAGTATATAACCCTGAAGTTCCTGCGGACGGTTGGGAGTCTCCCCATACCATTATTGAAATTATTCAAAATGATATGCCGTTTATGGTTGATTCAGTACGAATGGCACTGGCTCGTCTGGGTATTACATCGCATTTATTACTGCATATGCCGTTGAGTCATAAACGAGACAAAAATAGTCAGGTTACTGAATTACAGAAACCCGGAACCCGTAGCGAAGATAACTATGTCGACACGGTCTTTCTTATTGAAATAGACCGCCAAACCAGCAAAGAAGAAATAAAAACGTTAAAAAGTGAGTTGGTGTCGGTAATGGAAGAAATCAGTCTTGCAGTTGAAGACTGGCAGGCTATGCGTCAGCGTTTGCAGTCGGTTTCAGAACAGCTTGATCACGACTTTTATCCGGGCTCGAAAAAAGAAAAGAAAGAAATTAAGCAATTTTTACAGTGGCTGGCCAATGATAATTTCACATTAACTGGTTACCGTTCCTATGAACTAACCCCAGTGAAAGGGGACTACGAACTCAAACAGGTTAAAGATTCCAGTCTGGGGCTAATGAAAAATTCCGTTAGTGAAAAAGGGCGTTTGGTTTCCAGCTTACCTGAAGATGCGCGCGAAATAACACAAAACGAACGCTTGTTACTGTTGACTAAAACCAACTCGAAATCGCGGGTCCATCGTCCGGCATACTCCGACTACATTGGCGTTAAACGCTTTAACCAAGATGGCGAAGTAGTAGGTGAAGACCGCTTTATTGGTTTGTATTCGGCAAACTTTTACAACAATAGTGCACGTGATATCCCGTTGGTGAGTGAGAAAATATCGCGCGTATTGGACATGTCAGGCTTCGCTCCGCAGTCTCACGCGGCTAAAGCACTGTTGAATATTTTAGAGACCTATCCTCGTGATGAAATTGTGCAGGCAGAAGAAGACGATCTGTTAACGGTTGGTTTGGGTGTGTTGCAAATGCAAGAACGCGACATGACCCGCGCTTTTCTGCGCCGCGATATTTTCGGCCGCTTTATGTCGTGCATGGTTTATGTGCCAAAAGAGCGCTATAACACCTTGTTACGTCAACGAACTCAAAGTGTGTTGGCGCGTACATTGAAAACCGAATACGACGTCGACTTTACCACTTATTTTTCAGAGTCTTCGTTAGCAAGAACGCATTATACCGTGCGTTTGAGCGAAGACCATCAGGATGTGAACGTGAAAGAATTAGAACAGAACTTAATTGAAGCGGCGCGCACGTGGGAAGACAATTTCGAACGTATTTTGCAATCCACTTTCGGCGAAGCAAATGCTACCCGTTTAAATAAGCGGTACGCTATGGCATTTCCCCGTGCGTATAAAGAAGATGTTTTACCATCGGTAGCAATTTCAGACATAAAACAACTGGAGTCCTTAAACGACGAACATAAACTGGGTATGGTGTTATACCGTGCTCAGGAAGAAAAAGACGACAGTAAACATCTGCATTTGAAGTTGTTCCATAAAGACGAGCCGATTCACCTGTCGGACGTATTGCCGATGCTCGAAAACTTCGGATTACGTGTCATCGGCGAAAGTCCTTACCAGATTAAAACGAGCGACGGTGATGTCTACTGGGTTCTCGATTTCCACATGCTTCATACGGCAGGTTCATTGAATCTGGAAGAAAGTCGAGAAACCTTCCAGAGAGCCTTTGCGTTAGTCTGGAAAGGTAAGTTAGAAGACGATGGCTTCAACCGCTTAGTACTAGGCGCCGGAATGAACGGCCGTCAGGCGACTATTTTACGTATGTTTGCGAAGTACATGCGCCAAATTGGTACTACATTCAGTCAAAGCTACATAGAGAGCACTTTCAGTAAGTATCCTTTGCTGGCCAAGCTGGTTGTGAAGATGTTTTACAGCAAGTTTGAACCGGGCACAAAAGGAGTCGAGAAAAAGCTCGAAGCACTTCATACCCGTATTAATACCGAGTTGGACAACGTTGCCAACCTTGATGACGATCGTATTATTCGTCGCTATGTGGAATTGATAGATGCTGCGTTACGTACCAACTTCTTCCAGAAAGACGAGCAGGGCAACGACAAACCGTATATTTCGGTTAAGTTCTTACCTGAACTGGTACCGGAAATGCCATTACCGTTACCTAAGTTTGAGATATTTGTTTACTCGCCGAAAGTCGAAGGTGTGCACCTTCGTGGTGGTAAAGTAGCCCGCGGCGGATTGCGCTGGTCAGACCGTCGTGAAGACTTCCGCACCGAAGTACTTGGTCTGGTTAAAGCTCAGCAAGTGAAAAACACCGTTATTGTTCCTGTAGGGGCAAAAGGTGGCTTTATTTGTAAAGCTTTACCAGAAGACAGAGAAGGCATGATGGTCGAAGGTAAAGAGTGCTATAAAACCTTTATCCGTGCGTTACTCGACATTACCGATAACATCGTTGAAGGCGAAATTGTTCCGCCGAAAAGTGTTGTTCGTCGCGACGAAGACGATCCATACCTGGTTGTTGCAGCAGATAAAGGCACTGCAACTTTTTCTGATATCGCTAACGGCATCTCAGCTGAATATAATTTCTGGCTGGGTGATGCCTTTGCATCAGGCGGCTCAGTTGGCTATGACCATAAGAAAATGGGTATTACCGCTCGTGGTGCCTGGGAGTCAGTTAAGCGCCATTTCCGCGAAATGGGTATCGACTGTCAAACCACAGACTTTACCTGTGTTGCCATTGGTGACATGGGTGGCGATGTATTTGGTAACGGCATGTTGCTGTCCAAGCACACGTGCTTACAAGCGGCATTTAACCACTTGCATATCTTTATTGACCCGCAACCAAATGCGGCAAAATCCTGGGAAGAGCGTGACCGTTTATTTAAAATGCCGCGTTCAAGCTGGGATGATTACAACCGCGAATTGATTTCAAAAGGTGGTGGTATTTTCTCAAGAAGTGCAAAAGCGATTGAGCTAACACCTGAAATTAAGAAAATGCTGGGTACCCAGAAAAAATCAATGACACCGAATGATTTGATCAAAGCCTGCTTAACGATGAAAGTTGATCTTATCTGGAATGGGGGTATCGGCACTTACGTAAAAGGTAAAGCAGAAACCGACAGTGATGTTGGCGACCGTGCTAACGATGCACTGCGCGTAAACGGCCACGAGCTGAACGCAAAAATTATCGGTGAGGGCGGCAACTTAGGCTTTACTCAATTAGGCCGTATTGAATTTGCGCAAAACGGCGGTCGAGTCAACACCGACTTTGTCGATAACGTAGGTGGCGTTGATTGTTCAGATAACGAAGTTAACATTAAAATCTTATTGAACGGTTTAGTTAACAGCGGCGAGCTGACGAAGAAACAACGCGATAAACTGCTTTACGACATGACCGATGATGTCGCGAAAATTGTGCTGGATGACTGTAACAGACAAACACAGTCAATTTCGGTAACAGCGTTGCGCGGCACCGATCAAGTGAAAGAATACACGCGGTTTATTCATCACCTTGAGCGCGAGCATTCGTTGAATCGTCAGCTTGAGTTTTTACCTGATGATGATGAATTAGTTGAGCGTCAGGCAACAAATCAGGGCTTAACACGTCCGGAATTGTCCATTGTTACCGCTTACGGAAAGATGGTTCTGAAAGAGCAGTTGATAACGGATGAAATTACGGAAGACCCGTACCACATGCGTGAACTTTTTGACTCTTTCCCAGAGGCCTTACGTGATCGTTTTGCTGACAGCATGGTATCTCATCCGCTAAAAGGTCAGATTATTGCCACTAAGCTTGCCAATAATATCGTTAACGATATGGGACCAAATTTCGTTTTCCGCAAGCAGGAGGCAACTGGTTCGACAGTTGCTGAAATAGCTTCTGCTTACGTAGTAGCCCGTGAGTGCTTTAAAGTTGAAGAACTGTGGGAACAAATTGAAGCGCTGAATAATAAAGTGCCAGCAGAAGTTCAGAATGAAGTTTTATTCCAGCTTCGTCGTATGGTGCGCCGCGCAACTCGCTGGTTCTTGCGCCACCGTAACCCAGCTCTGAGTGGTATTCAGGAACACTTAGACTTCTACATGGGAGCATTTGACGACTTACGCGAAAACAGCCTTAAGTATATGGTTGAAGATGAAGCCAAAGTCATTGAAGAAACAATTGAGAAGTACAAAGAGCACGGCTTCCCGGCCAAGCTGGCAAAAAACATTGCGAGCTTGAGTACCATATTTTCTGCGATGGATCTTGCTGAAGTTGCTAATGAAACAGGACAGTCATTCAAGACAGTTGGTACGCTTTACTTCCGTTTGGGTGCGGAAATAAACTTACATTGGTTCTTAATACAAATTAATAACCAACCGGTGGCGAACCATTGGCAAGCTCTGGCAAGAGCGGCATTCCGTGAAGAGCTCGATTGGCAACAACGTTCGTTAACTCAAGTTGTGCTGCGCTCAACACCAGACGTCAGTGACCCGGAGAAGATGATCAGCGAGTGGATAGAACAAAACGAAGTGTTGTTATCTCGTTGGCAGCAAATGCTATCAGACTTCCGCACAACGAAGAGCCACGAGTTTGCCAAATTCTCCGTTGCTTTGCGCGAACTTATGCTGTTGAGCCACAACTGTGCACCTAAAGTGATCAGTTAA
- the rlmKL gene encoding bifunctional 23S rRNA (guanine(2069)-N(7))-methyltransferase RlmK/23S rRNA (guanine(2445)-N(2))-methyltransferase RlmL — protein sequence MYRFFIACSKGLEGLLFDELQEFNLTHVKQTMAGCYIEADLQQAYTVAMWSRLASRMLLQLGEKEVSSLDEIKLALTQFSWSKVFDANRTFVVDFSGGNDDIRHTQFGAQLVKDCIVDNFRNSGFERPSIDKQDPDIRIAVRVHKDKLTWSLDFTGDGMHKRGYRLQQGEAPLRETLAAAILVRAGIKNELEKDEPVIFDPFCGSGTLVIEAAMMAMDHAPGLSRAHWGFLFWHEHSPQLWHDVLEQAEQRFKEGKKNFKGQLKGSDNNPHLVAKAKDNAKRVLLHEVIEFEVADATNCEAPAESGLLVCNPPYGERLGEAVETLLLYRRFGRQLKDTFHNWHIAVLAGDEQLLKRLKLRSHKKYPLLNGAIPVNLALYDLTKEQPDFAESQADDLVNRVKKNYAKLSKWADKEGLDCWRVYDADIPEYNAAIDIYQDYVVVQEYAAPKDIPEGVANDRLWFMLESLSSALPVSEDKIILKRRQRQSGKQQYEKQSQDSTVLTVNEYGAKFEVNLTDYLDTGLFMDHRLVRKELLDKCEELDVLNLFAYTCTASVQAARAGAARVVSVDMSKTYLKWGERNFALNRLRGNYQFIQADCFSWMREQRGKQLFDVIFLDPPTFSNSKRMSGTLDIQRDHVGLIKTATGMLKEDGVILFSNNRKKFRIDTEGLDKAGLEVNDQTQASIPEDFKRHKGIHHYFIISRA from the coding sequence ATGTATCGTTTTTTTATTGCGTGCTCCAAAGGTCTTGAAGGGCTTTTGTTTGATGAGTTGCAAGAATTTAACTTAACTCACGTTAAGCAAACCATGGCAGGCTGCTATATTGAAGCCGATTTACAGCAGGCTTACACGGTGGCTATGTGGTCCAGGTTAGCAAGCCGTATGCTGTTGCAATTAGGTGAAAAGGAAGTTTCCAGCCTGGATGAGATTAAACTGGCATTGACTCAATTCTCCTGGAGCAAGGTTTTCGATGCGAACAGAACCTTTGTGGTTGATTTTTCCGGCGGTAACGACGACATTCGCCATACTCAGTTCGGCGCGCAGTTAGTAAAAGACTGTATTGTCGATAACTTTCGCAATAGCGGATTTGAACGTCCCAGTATCGATAAGCAAGACCCGGACATTCGTATTGCCGTGCGAGTCCATAAAGACAAGCTCACCTGGTCTTTAGACTTTACCGGTGACGGCATGCACAAAAGGGGATATCGCTTGCAGCAGGGCGAAGCACCGCTGCGGGAAACCTTAGCCGCCGCCATATTAGTCCGGGCAGGCATCAAAAACGAATTAGAAAAAGACGAGCCAGTCATCTTTGACCCGTTCTGTGGTTCGGGGACCTTGGTCATAGAAGCGGCCATGATGGCAATGGACCACGCGCCTGGGCTGAGCCGTGCGCATTGGGGCTTTTTGTTTTGGCATGAACATTCGCCGCAATTATGGCACGACGTATTAGAGCAGGCAGAGCAGCGCTTTAAAGAGGGTAAGAAAAACTTTAAAGGCCAGTTAAAAGGCTCTGACAACAACCCTCATTTGGTCGCTAAAGCCAAAGATAACGCCAAGCGTGTGCTACTGCATGAAGTGATAGAGTTTGAAGTTGCGGATGCAACAAACTGCGAAGCACCGGCGGAAAGTGGGCTGTTAGTCTGTAATCCTCCCTACGGTGAACGTCTGGGTGAGGCCGTTGAAACCTTACTCTTGTACCGCCGTTTTGGCCGTCAATTAAAAGACACCTTCCACAATTGGCATATAGCCGTACTGGCAGGAGACGAGCAGCTACTAAAACGCTTGAAACTGCGCAGCCATAAAAAATACCCGCTATTAAATGGTGCAATTCCGGTTAATTTGGCACTTTATGACTTAACTAAAGAGCAACCTGACTTCGCAGAGAGTCAAGCTGACGACCTGGTTAATAGGGTTAAGAAGAATTACGCGAAGTTAAGTAAGTGGGCAGACAAAGAAGGGCTGGATTGCTGGCGTGTTTATGACGCCGACATTCCTGAGTACAACGCCGCTATCGATATTTACCAGGATTACGTGGTTGTACAGGAATACGCAGCTCCAAAAGACATTCCGGAAGGAGTGGCCAATGACCGCTTGTGGTTCATGCTCGAGTCTTTGAGTTCTGCTTTACCGGTATCAGAAGATAAAATCATTCTTAAACGTCGCCAGCGCCAAAGCGGTAAGCAGCAATACGAAAAACAGTCGCAGGACAGCACGGTGCTAACGGTTAACGAATACGGCGCCAAGTTTGAGGTGAATTTAACCGATTACCTTGATACCGGCTTATTTATGGACCACAGATTGGTGCGTAAAGAGCTACTGGATAAGTGCGAAGAGTTGGATGTACTGAATTTGTTCGCCTATACCTGCACCGCATCTGTACAGGCTGCCAGAGCCGGAGCCGCACGAGTGGTTTCCGTCGATATGTCGAAAACCTACCTGAAGTGGGGTGAGCGTAACTTTGCCTTGAACCGCTTACGAGGCAACTACCAATTTATTCAGGCCGATTGCTTTAGCTGGATGCGGGAACAACGTGGCAAACAACTGTTTGACGTTATTTTCCTTGATCCGCCCACCTTTAGTAACTCAAAACGAATGAGCGGAACCTTAGACATACAGCGTGACCACGTTGGTTTGATAAAAACCGCCACGGGCATGCTGAAAGAGGATGGCGTGATTTTATTCTCTAACAATAGAAAGAAATTCCGCATTGACACCGAAGGGCTGGATAAAGCAGGCCTTGAGGTGAATGATCAGACACAAGCCTCAATACCAGAGGACTTCAAACGTCATAAAGGTATTCATCATTATTTTATTATTTCACGGGCTTAA
- a CDS encoding cell division protein ZapC domain-containing protein — translation MESESHWLWLFNTESGKLSVKLSDTEVFDTPYKPSQLVNIHFNEQMMDIEDATTFQSVSETLEAYPADKMPCAPKNAALNTTAWCRFGRPQMPQSWHFQKSDISEWPVERRLCELNSGFDQGLFLILDTDDEFATCLLLSNGMQLSAIKSLRQYHVIKVTLNRLLPATVDLALSAQSDWSQKLA, via the coding sequence GTGGAATCGGAATCCCATTGGTTATGGTTATTCAATACAGAAAGCGGCAAGCTTAGCGTCAAGCTAAGTGATACCGAGGTATTTGATACACCTTACAAACCGAGTCAGCTAGTCAATATTCACTTTAATGAACAAATGATGGACATTGAAGACGCGACGACCTTCCAGAGCGTTAGTGAAACATTGGAGGCTTACCCAGCTGATAAAATGCCTTGCGCACCGAAAAATGCGGCTCTTAATACAACGGCATGGTGTCGCTTTGGTCGTCCTCAAATGCCACAGAGTTGGCATTTTCAAAAATCTGATATTAGCGAATGGCCGGTAGAGCGGCGTTTATGCGAATTGAACTCAGGTTTTGATCAGGGGCTGTTCTTAATTCTTGATACCGATGATGAATTTGCGACTTGCTTACTGTTAAGTAACGGCATGCAGCTTTCTGCAATTAAATCTCTGCGTCAGTATCATGTCATTAAAGTCACTTTAAACCGCTTGTTACCGGCAACCGTTGATTTAGCTTTGTCGGCCCAGTCTGACTGGAGTCAGAAACTGGCGTAA
- the pyrD gene encoding quinone-dependent dihydroorotate dehydrogenase, producing MYNLIKSFLFRQDPEKTHELMLGILNKWHRTPLSLFWKQNVASKPVRVMGIDFPNPVGLAAGLDKNAECIDAFSQMGFGFIEVGTVTPVAQPGNDKPRLFRLTEDEAIINRMGFNNHGVDELVKNVKASSYKGVLGINIGKNKNTPEEQAIDDYLACLNKVYPYADYVTINISSPNTPGLRDLQHGSSLDGLLSKLKATQLALAKEHDRYVPLVVKIAPDLEDHEVEVMAQSLLKNEMDGVIATNTTLSRDGLQSSQAGEAGGLSGKPLQDKSTRVIELLYKTLQRKIPVIGVGGIDSAESAEAKLKAGASLVQIYTGFIYQGPGLIRSIVSHL from the coding sequence ATGTACAACCTAATAAAATCATTTTTGTTTCGTCAGGATCCTGAGAAAACGCACGAATTAATGCTCGGGATCCTGAATAAATGGCATCGCACACCGTTGTCGCTGTTTTGGAAACAAAACGTAGCCAGCAAACCGGTTCGGGTTATGGGGATTGATTTCCCTAACCCGGTCGGTTTAGCCGCTGGTCTTGATAAAAACGCCGAGTGTATAGACGCATTTTCTCAGATGGGTTTTGGCTTTATCGAAGTGGGTACGGTGACCCCTGTAGCTCAGCCGGGTAATGATAAGCCTCGTTTATTCCGCTTGACCGAAGACGAAGCAATTATTAACCGCATGGGTTTTAATAACCATGGGGTTGATGAGCTTGTTAAAAATGTCAAAGCGTCTTCTTATAAAGGCGTGTTAGGTATTAATATCGGTAAAAACAAAAACACGCCGGAAGAACAGGCCATTGATGACTACCTTGCGTGTCTGAATAAAGTTTATCCGTACGCAGACTATGTCACGATTAACATTTCATCACCTAATACCCCGGGGTTAAGAGATCTCCAGCACGGCTCCAGTCTTGATGGTTTATTGTCCAAGCTAAAAGCTACTCAGCTCGCTCTGGCAAAAGAGCATGATCGCTATGTTCCGTTGGTAGTTAAAATAGCTCCGGATCTTGAAGATCATGAAGTTGAAGTCATGGCGCAGTCATTATTAAAAAATGAAATGGACGGCGTAATAGCCACCAATACAACGTTGTCGCGTGACGGATTGCAAAGTAGTCAGGCAGGTGAAGCTGGCGGCTTAAGCGGTAAACCACTTCAGGATAAAAGTACTCGAGTGATAGAGTTGTTGTATAAAACTTTGCAAAGAAAAATACCGGTGATTGGCGTTGGAGGTATCGATTCAGCTGAGTCGGCAGAAGCTAAACTCAAAGCAGGAGCTAGCCTGGTACAAATTTACACTGGGTTTATCTATCAAGGTCCAGGGCTAATTCGCTCAATTGTTAGTCACTTGTAA